A window of the Isosphaera pallida ATCC 43644 genome harbors these coding sequences:
- a CDS encoding FkbM family methyltransferase → MTNLWRRAARRLAREVRTRSWVWRCRRGGEVTIATPQGRFVLPADPYDPISHSLYVHRGFERQLMADAMDLVRRLRGLAPGQGTVLDLGANNGVVSIGLIVTGQCARAIAVEPEPTNYARLIRNIELNGLKEVVTPIRSAVAAQRSTLQLELSPTNTGDHRARPCHPETAWDDRNCASPIELFDESSRRVIEVQADRVDGILEGLEPEARRDIVVVWVDVQGFEGEVFRGGPALWATGVPVVAEVWPYGLRRAGMTRESFAALVAGIWSGVWVQRRGRFVRYPIDMVPYFWDELGEAGDFDNVVFTRDAG, encoded by the coding sequence ATGACGAATCTTTGGCGCAGGGCGGCGCGTCGTTTAGCTCGGGAAGTTCGAACCCGAAGCTGGGTTTGGCGTTGCCGGCGGGGAGGCGAAGTGACAATCGCCACGCCGCAAGGACGGTTCGTCCTACCGGCCGATCCCTACGACCCGATCAGTCATTCCCTGTACGTCCATCGCGGCTTCGAACGCCAACTCATGGCCGACGCGATGGACTTGGTTCGTCGCCTGCGGGGCTTGGCCCCCGGTCAAGGGACTGTGCTGGACCTGGGGGCCAACAACGGTGTGGTGTCGATCGGCCTGATCGTGACCGGCCAATGCGCACGGGCGATCGCGGTCGAACCCGAGCCAACCAACTACGCGCGTCTGATACGCAACATCGAACTCAACGGCCTCAAGGAGGTCGTAACGCCGATCCGTTCGGCGGTGGCTGCCCAGCGCTCGACTTTGCAGCTCGAATTGAGTCCCACCAACACCGGCGACCACCGGGCGCGTCCATGCCATCCCGAAACTGCGTGGGACGACCGGAATTGCGCTTCGCCAATCGAGTTGTTCGACGAATCGAGCCGTCGGGTCATCGAAGTGCAAGCCGATCGGGTGGACGGCATCCTTGAAGGTCTAGAGCCGGAAGCGCGACGGGACATTGTGGTAGTCTGGGTCGATGTTCAGGGCTTCGAGGGTGAAGTGTTTCGAGGCGGTCCCGCGTTGTGGGCGACGGGCGTGCCAGTGGTCGCCGAGGTCTGGCCGTACGGTCTGCGACGGGCCGGGATGACTCGCGAGAGCTTCGCCGCACTGGTCGCCGGGATTTGGAGCGGCGTTTGGGTTCAACGTCGGGGGCGTTTCGTTCGCTATCCCATCGACATGGTTCCCTATTTCTGGGACGAACTCGGCGAAGCGGGCGACTTCGACAACGTAGTGTTCACCCGCGACGCGGGTTGA
- a CDS encoding Gfo/Idh/MocA family protein — MTQSHPPRTSHDADGSESPLVPDAPPPLPPPINRRRFLGRSAVAGLAVGHSAIGNIAAMAATTALSLAAQGTADAATSASARRLRLGLIGAGNRGLNLARTLLELDGIDLVAVADVEERHGERACAVIRKGRGVEPIGFATADALLESSADRLDGVIVALPCDLHVPVALKALRSGRSVYLEKPLAPTLEECDALIAESRKRPDLAVHVGFQRRSHPRYREAKIVLERGELGRLLAARGAWISSNGPLNGHGGWLGQRARSGDWMVEQAVHVWDVVHWFKGCPPSRAFGVGRRDLFAATRPERDVTDEYTAILEWADGFRLEFRQSWIDPADDAFTGVTLQIVGERGGLDLASGRLTFRDRSQPRRVLHPGPLPDTRLALEAFVAALRSDSPGRVPPPLTLEEARIATAIGLLVRRAVDERRIVTWDEVARSSASPVLATA, encoded by the coding sequence ATGACGCAATCGCATCCGCCCCGAACCTCCCACGACGCCGATGGTTCCGAGTCTCCCTTGGTGCCAGACGCGCCGCCACCTCTTCCCCCGCCGATCAACCGCCGGCGGTTTCTGGGACGGTCCGCCGTGGCGGGGTTGGCAGTGGGTCACTCGGCGATTGGCAATATCGCGGCAATGGCCGCCACGACCGCGCTGAGTTTGGCGGCTCAAGGCACTGCGGACGCCGCGACCAGCGCGTCGGCCCGTCGCCTGCGGTTGGGTTTGATCGGCGCGGGCAACCGGGGCCTCAATCTCGCGCGAACCCTTCTGGAACTGGACGGGATCGACCTGGTCGCTGTGGCCGACGTCGAAGAACGACACGGCGAGCGCGCCTGCGCGGTGATCCGCAAGGGGCGCGGCGTGGAACCAATCGGCTTCGCCACGGCCGACGCTCTGCTGGAATCGTCCGCCGATCGGCTCGACGGGGTGATTGTGGCCCTTCCCTGCGACCTCCACGTTCCGGTCGCCTTGAAGGCGCTGCGGAGCGGTCGCTCGGTGTATCTCGAAAAACCACTGGCTCCAACCCTGGAGGAGTGCGACGCTCTGATCGCCGAGTCCCGCAAGCGACCCGATTTGGCCGTCCATGTCGGCTTTCAGCGCCGTTCCCACCCCCGCTACCGCGAGGCCAAAATCGTGCTGGAGCGAGGCGAGCTTGGTCGCTTGCTCGCCGCTCGCGGCGCTTGGATTAGCAGCAACGGCCCGCTGAATGGCCACGGCGGCTGGCTCGGGCAGCGCGCGCGTTCGGGTGATTGGATGGTAGAACAGGCTGTCCACGTCTGGGATGTGGTCCACTGGTTCAAAGGATGTCCGCCGTCGCGGGCCTTCGGCGTGGGCCGGCGCGACCTGTTCGCCGCCACCCGGCCCGAACGCGACGTGACCGACGAGTACACCGCCATCCTCGAATGGGCCGACGGCTTCCGCCTGGAATTCCGTCAAAGCTGGATCGACCCCGCCGACGACGCCTTCACTGGCGTCACCCTCCAAATCGTCGGCGAACGCGGCGGACTTGACCTCGCCTCGGGACGCCTCACCTTCCGTGACCGCTCCCAACCCCGCCGCGTCCTTCATCCTGGCCCGCTTCCCGACACGCGTTTGGCTCTCGAGGCCTTCGTCGCTGCCTTGCGAAGCGATTCACCCGGCCGGGTTCCGCCCCCCCTCACGCTCGAAGAGGCCCGGATCGCTACCGCAATTGGTCTTCTGGTCCGTCGCGCCGTGGACGAACGACGCATCGTCACCTGGGACGAAGTGGCCCGCTCCAGCGCCTCGCCGGTCCTCGCCACGGCTTGA
- a CDS encoding bifunctional 3,4-dihydroxy-2-butanone-4-phosphate synthase/GTP cyclohydrolase II, which produces MSLTSSQSESSWNAPGAAKSDFASSVESCEAEFSRIEEAIAAIAQGRPVIVVDDEDREDEGDFIAAAEKVTPELIEFMITHGRGQLCMPILPDLAARLELHPMVVTNTARFETPFTVPVDHISCKTGISAEERARTIRAIVDPATRPGDLVRPGHLFPLVAREGGVLRRAGHTEAAVDLATLAGLQPAGVLCEILDGVKVAGRAKLRELSQTFNLPMISIEALIRYRRRTERLVSRLAEAELPTKYGLGRIIGYGVKHEPLNNPVAFVMGELDRVEAPLVRIHSSCFTGDLLQSLRCDCGDQLHLALEAIGREGVGALIYLPQEGRGIGLIEKLRAYALQDQGLDTVEANLALGHRADLRDYGVGLQILRDLGLKKVRLLTNNPKKVNAFVISGHGIEVVDQVPIVAEMRPERRRYLETKRDKLGHKLPGVVRPGGCPLCTSDGESSASVDSTK; this is translated from the coding sequence ATGTCGTTGACGTCGTCCCAGTCGGAATCGTCCTGGAACGCCCCAGGCGCTGCCAAGTCCGATTTCGCCAGTTCGGTCGAGTCTTGCGAGGCCGAGTTCTCGCGGATTGAGGAGGCGATCGCCGCAATCGCTCAAGGTCGTCCGGTCATCGTGGTCGATGACGAGGACCGCGAGGACGAAGGTGACTTCATCGCCGCGGCCGAGAAGGTCACGCCCGAACTCATCGAGTTCATGATCACCCACGGACGCGGCCAACTCTGTATGCCGATCCTGCCCGACCTGGCCGCCCGTCTCGAATTGCACCCGATGGTCGTCACCAACACCGCCCGGTTCGAGACCCCCTTCACCGTGCCGGTCGATCATATCAGTTGCAAAACCGGCATCAGCGCCGAGGAACGAGCCAGAACAATCCGGGCCATCGTGGACCCTGCCACCCGCCCCGGCGACCTGGTGCGTCCCGGCCATCTCTTTCCCCTGGTAGCCCGCGAGGGCGGGGTGCTGCGTCGCGCTGGTCACACCGAGGCGGCCGTCGATCTGGCGACGCTCGCCGGTCTCCAGCCTGCCGGCGTGCTGTGCGAAATCCTCGATGGTGTAAAGGTCGCCGGTCGTGCCAAGCTGCGCGAACTGTCCCAGACCTTCAACCTACCGATGATCTCGATCGAGGCGCTGATTCGCTACCGCCGCCGCACCGAACGCTTGGTCAGCCGTCTAGCCGAGGCTGAGTTGCCCACCAAGTACGGCCTGGGACGCATCATCGGCTACGGCGTCAAACATGAGCCGCTGAACAACCCCGTGGCGTTTGTCATGGGCGAACTCGACCGCGTTGAGGCTCCCTTGGTTCGGATTCATTCCTCCTGCTTCACCGGCGATTTGCTCCAATCGCTTCGTTGCGACTGCGGTGATCAGCTTCACCTGGCCCTGGAGGCCATCGGCCGCGAAGGGGTCGGGGCCTTGATCTATCTGCCCCAGGAGGGTCGGGGGATCGGCCTGATCGAGAAGTTGCGGGCCTATGCCTTGCAGGATCAGGGACTCGACACCGTGGAGGCCAACCTCGCGCTAGGACATCGGGCCGACCTACGCGACTACGGCGTGGGACTCCAAATTCTCCGCGACCTGGGACTGAAAAAGGTTCGTCTCTTGACCAACAATCCCAAAAAGGTCAATGCCTTCGTCATCAGCGGACACGGCATCGAAGTGGTTGATCAAGTGCCGATCGTGGCTGAGATGCGACCCGAGCGCCGTCGCTATCTGGAAACCAAGCGCGACAAGCTGGGGCACAAACTGCCGGGCGTCGTTCGTCCGGGCGGTTGTCCTCTGTGCACCTCAGATGGGGAATCCTCGGCGTCGGTCGATTCCACCAAGTGA